The genomic interval GCCGCTGTGCTGATGACCGGTTGCGGCAGCGGCGGCGGCGACAAGGACGGCGGGAAGAAGGAGGCCGGTGCTCCGTCGGCCGCTCCCTCCTCACCGGCGCGGGGCGGGGTCCCTGACAGCAAGGGCGGGAGCTCGCTCGACGGCGTCTACGCCGCGCGGTCCGCCGACGGCCCCGTCGGCCTGTCCGTCCACCAGGGCAAGGCCGCCCTCTACGCCGACAGCGGCAAGCGTGCCTGCACCGGCACCGTCGGCGTGGACAGGAAGCCGGTGACGTTCGCCCTCACCTGCGCCGACGGCAACACCGACCGCGCCTCGGGCAAGGTCGAGCGCGCGGACGGCAAGGCCCTGGTCGTCTCCTGGGCCAATGGCGGGAAGGACACCTTCTCGCGGACGGGTGACGCCTCCCAGCTGCCCGACCCGGCCAAGCTCGGCGGTGGCGGGCTGCCCGCGCCGACGAAGCTCGGCGGCTGAGCCCGGAGCCTGTCGCCGACGGGCGGCCCTCCGGGTTCACCGGCATCCAGGGCAACACCGGAACCCGGGCGACCTGTCCTCACGGACCTGCCGCCCTCGGGTTCATCGGCCCAGCGTGAGGGTGTACCGGTCCATGAAGTAGCTCGTGCCGGTCGCACCGATGACGAACGTACCGGCCTGGGCGGCGCCCTCGTCCCGCGCACCGGCACCGGCGAATTCCCCGCTGTCGACCCGGCCGTTGCCGACGGATCCGGCGGGACCCGTGGTGCCGCCGGAGAGCCTCGTGAACGTCCTGTCCATCGTGAGGTGCGACTTCTTTCCCGTCTCGAAGCTGATGGTGTCCGAGGTTCTCGTCCCGGTCGCCGATCCACCGCCGCCGGTGACAGAGCCCGACATGACGATGGCGGCGGCCTGCTCCTGCCCACCGGGCTCCGTGCACAGGAGCTTGCCGCGACCGGACGCCCTCCCTCCGGGAACGTCGACGACTTGCATGTCGATCTGGCCGACGCAGTGCAGAACCGTGGCGAACGCCCGGTCGTCGGCGGTGGCCGGATCCGCGCCGGTGGCGGTCAGCGGGAGCGAGAGAAGTCCCGCGACGGTGACAGCTCCGGCGATCAGGCGGCGGGCTGAGACTGGGAGCATGGGCGGGCCCTCCTTCGTCCGGGCGCGCCCCGGGCACGCGGCAGCGGCCGGGACGCTCGGGTGAGACGGAGGTGCGCACCATCCACTCCGGAGTGTGCTCCTGTTACCCCTGATATCGGAATCACTCGTTCAGGTGAGATGGTCGCGTGTCATCGACATCGGCACGGTCGCTCCCCCGCCGAAAATGTTCAGCGGACCGCCGGCCAGGGCCCGTACGATCCCCCGGAAACAGGTATCGGGAACAGGAAACACACGCGAGCAGGAGGCTCTCAGCCTTGTATCTCAATCCGGTCCGGCACATCACGTTCGACGCCCACGACCCGCTCGCGCAGGCCAGGTTCTGGGCAGAGGTCACCGGCTACACGGTCGAGGAGGAGCCCGGCGACGACGACGTGGTCATCGAGCCGCCTCGGCCCGGCGTCCCGGGGCTGCTGTTCATCCGGGTCGGGGAAGGCAAGACCGCCAAGAACCGGGTCCACCTCGACATCCAGCCGACCGGCGCCCGCGACGCCGAGGTGGAGCGGCTCCTGGGGCTCGGCGCGACGGTCCACGAGGACCACCGCAGGCCGGACGGCGGCGGCTGGGTCACGATGCTCGACCCCGAGGGGAACGAGTTCTGCGTGGAACGCAGCCCGGCCGAACGCGAGCTGATGACGGGTTAGCGCCCGGCGGCACCGCGCTGCCGGGGACCGGCCGGGGGGCGAGTGGCGGCCCGGGACGTGGTGTCCGGCCGTCGCGGGACCCCGCGAAGTCCGGCCGCTCCCCCACGGGGCCACGGCCGCGCGGCGGCCGAGGCCGCCGCGCGCCGCCGCTCAGGGCGCCTCAGAGCGCCGTGCGCTCCACGGGTATCCACAGCTCCGCGTCCGCCTGCGCCGCGTCCCGCGACAGCCGGGTCCGCAGGATCTCGGGCCCGGGCCGGCTCCGGTAGGGGTTGGACGGGAACCACTGCGTGAACACGTCCCGCCACAGGTACTGGAGCGCCTGCGGAAACGGCCCCGTGTTCTCGAAGACGGCCCAGGTGCCGGCCGGGACGGTGAGCGCGTCCATGTCCTCGGGTACGGCGGCCCCGGTCACCACCCCGTGGTAGTAGTCGAGTTCGGTGCCCTCGGCCCGGCTCGGGTCGAGGTTGTCGCTCACCCCGACGATCCCTCGCGGCTCCTGGTCGGACAGGCCCTCGACGCGCCGCAGCGTCTCCTTGCCGATGCCCCGGATGAAGTCGGCGATGGCCGGGTTCACCCCCTCGTGCACGAGGGGGACGCGTACCTTCCTTCCGGCCACACGGAACTCCTCCTTCTCCACGACCCGATATCGCATGCTGCTGCTCCCTTCGACAGTGAGGCGGAAGGACAACCGCGACTGGCACCGCAGGCTCGCACCGGACCGTCTGGCCTCGGCGGGACCGACGCCGTGCATGACGCGGAACGCACGCGCGAACGCCTCCCCCGACGTGTAGCCGTACCGCACCGCGACCTCCAGCAGCGTCCGCTCACCGGCCAGCACCTCGGCGCCGGCGACCGTGAGCCGCCTGCGCCGGACGTACTCCGACAGCGGGATCCCCGCCAGCGCGGAGAACAGCCGCCGGAAGTGGTACTCCGACGTCGCCACGATCCGTGCCAGGTCGGCCACGTCGATCCGTTCGTCGAGGTGGCGCTCGATGTGTTCCATGGCCTGGTTGAGCCGCTCCAGCACCGCGGTCTCCTTCCCTTTCGCTCACTCACGTTAGGAGGAGCCGCCCTTGCCGGACCCGACATCCTGTGCCCGTTCCTGTCGGGTGCGGCGCCTTCGCCCCGTGGGGCGGGATCACCGCGCGGATTCAGCCCGCCGTGCCGACGCGGTCCGGTGCGGTGTCCAGGGACGGGCGCGGGTGCGGGACCGTGGGGTCGGTGGTCGACTGGAGGGAGACCGTCCGGGCCGGGGAGGGGATCCGGATGCCCTCGGCGCGGTACCGCTGGTGCAGGCGCTTGATGAATTCGTGCTTTATGCGGTACTTGTCGCTGTACTCGCCGACCCCGAGCACCACCGTGAAGCCGATCCGGGAGTCCCCGAACGTGTGGAAGCGGACGGCGGGCTCGTGGTCCGGGACGGCGCCGGTGACGTCCTTCATCACGCTCGCGACGACCTCGTTGGTGATCCGTTCCACCTGGTCCAGGTCGCTGTCGTAGGAGACGCCCACCTGCACCGTGACGGACAGCTTCTGCTCGGGCCGGGTGAAGTTGGTCATGTTCGTGCCGGCGAGCTTGGCGTTCGGGATGATGACCAGGTTGTTGGAGAGCTCCTCCACCACCGTGTTGCGCCAGTTGATGTCGCGGACGTAGCCCTCCTCACCGCTGCTGAGACGTATGTAGTCGCCGGGCTGCACCGTCTTCGAGACGAGGATGTGCACGCCCGCGAAGAGGTTGGCCAGGGTGTCCTTCAGGGCCAGGGCGATGGCCAGACCGCCCACGCCGAGGGCGGTGAGCAGCGGGGCGATGGAGATGCCGAGGGTCTCCAGGACGATCAGGAAACCCATCGCCAGCACCGCGACGCGCGTGATGTTGACGAATATCGTGGCCGATCCGGCGATGCTCGATCTGGACTGCGCCACGGACCGCGCCAGGCCGCCGATCACCCGGGCGGCGGTGACCGTGGCGATCAGGATGACCACGGTCGTCAGCACCCCGCTGACGATGTTCCCGACCTGACGGGTCAGCGGGAGGGCGGCGGCCGCCGCCCCCACCCCGCCCGCCACCGCGGACCAGGGGGCGAGCGTGCGCAGCACGTCGACGATGATGTCGTCCCCGCCCCAGCGCGTGCGCGCGGCCCGCACACCGAGCCAGCGCAGGATCACCCGCAGCACGAGGGCCATGGCCAGGCCCGCGGCCAGCGCGATGCCGGCGACGATGATGTCGTGCAGTGTCAGAGCCCGGGTCATCGGTGCCCCCCTGCCGTCACGGAGAGCGCTGCGGCGGCGCCGTACGCCGCCGGAAGCCCGAAGTAATGATTCGTCACCTTGTACCTGCCTGTCCCCACGGATCGTGATCGCGCCTGGCCACGGGGGTCTCCAGGCCGCGAGAAGTCATCCTGCCGCACGCCCGTTTCGCCCTCGCACACCCGGGTGGTCCATGGCCGGGAACCGCCGGTCCTCTCGCACCACGGAAAGATGATCTTCGCCGGACGGGAGGGCCGGGGATGTTCGCGGTGATCCGTCGGTGGCGGCTCGGGCAGCCGCCCCGCCGCGCCGGATCAGGCGATCAGCCAGACGAACAGGCCCATGAGGGCGAGCAGCCCGCAGACGGTGAAGTTGACGAGTTTGTGCTGGAGGAAGACCGCGACGAACTCGCGGATGGTCGCGCTCGGCCAGAAGTACGCGGCCGTCGGCGAGCCCACGACCTGACCGTTGACGCCGGTCTTCCGTGCCATCAGGGCGGCCCGGAAGGCGTGGAAGTTGTTGGTGACGATCACACAGGAGTAGTCGCTCCGGGCCGCCGCCATGATGGCCTTGCTGTATTCGAGGTTCTCCTCCGTGGTGCGGGAGCGGTCCTCGCGCCGCACGTGCTCGGCGGGGAAGCCGCGCTCGGTGAGGTAGTCGGCCATGGCGTGGGACTCGGGGAGCCGCTCGTCGGGGCCCTGGCCGCCGGAGGTGAGGAGCACGGGCGGCCTGCCGCGCGCGGCCTGCGCCTCGTAGACCTTACGCCCGCGCTCCAGGCGGCTGGCCAGCAGCGGCGGGACGCGCTCACCGCCGATGAGGCCGGAACCGAGCACCACCACGAAGTCGACGTTCCGGCGCGGCTGGAGGCGGCCGTAGAGGAAGGCGTAGCCGATGAAGCAGAAGAAGAGGAACGAGACGTAGCCGACGATGAGCAGGGTGGTGCCGGCGACGGCCGCGAGGGCGACGGAGCGGGTGGCGGCCGCGGCGAAGAGCAGGCCGATGACTCCGAAGATGCCGAGCCCGCAGAGGAAGGAGAGGAGGTTCGCCGGGCTGCGGCCCTCCTTGCGGATCATTTTGACGCCGTTGGCCAGGAGGAAGACCGGCAGGACCAGGGCGCCGAGGAAGGGGATCAGGAGCAGCGCCGCGACGAGCCACTCCAGGTAGGGGCGGCCGTGCTCCCCGGCGGTGTCGGCGAGCCGCAGCAAGGCGAAGAACAGGGATATGACGGCGAGTCCGAGGTAGACGGCGTTGCTGAACCGCCGGCGGTCGCGTAGCACGCCGATACCGAAGAGGACGAGGAACAGTACTGCTGGGGCGTAGACGATCACGCCCGAATCGTACGCATCACGGCCGTGGGGTCCGTAGTGCGCAGTGCCGCGGGTACCGTGCGCGGGCGGCTCCGGCCGCGCGGCGGGTGCCGGGGCGCGGCAGGGAGGGCGGCCGTGGCCGGGCTGCCGGCCG from Streptomyces albireticuli carries:
- a CDS encoding VOC family protein; this encodes MYLNPVRHITFDAHDPLAQARFWAEVTGYTVEEEPGDDDVVIEPPRPGVPGLLFIRVGEGKTAKNRVHLDIQPTGARDAEVERLLGLGATVHEDHRRPDGGGWVTMLDPEGNEFCVERSPAERELMTG
- a CDS encoding AraC family transcriptional regulator, with the translated sequence MLERLNQAMEHIERHLDERIDVADLARIVATSEYHFRRLFSALAGIPLSEYVRRRRLTVAGAEVLAGERTLLEVAVRYGYTSGEAFARAFRVMHGVGPAEARRSGASLRCQSRLSFRLTVEGSSSMRYRVVEKEEFRVAGRKVRVPLVHEGVNPAIADFIRGIGKETLRRVEGLSDQEPRGIVGVSDNLDPSRAEGTELDYYHGVVTGAAVPEDMDALTVPAGTWAVFENTGPFPQALQYLWRDVFTQWFPSNPYRSRPGPEILRTRLSRDAAQADAELWIPVERTAL
- a CDS encoding mechanosensitive ion channel family protein translates to MTRALTLHDIIVAGIALAAGLAMALVLRVILRWLGVRAARTRWGGDDIIVDVLRTLAPWSAVAGGVGAAAAALPLTRQVGNIVSGVLTTVVILIATVTAARVIGGLARSVAQSRSSIAGSATIFVNITRVAVLAMGFLIVLETLGISIAPLLTALGVGGLAIALALKDTLANLFAGVHILVSKTVQPGDYIRLSSGEEGYVRDINWRNTVVEELSNNLVIIPNAKLAGTNMTNFTRPEQKLSVTVQVGVSYDSDLDQVERITNEVVASVMKDVTGAVPDHEPAVRFHTFGDSRIGFTVVLGVGEYSDKYRIKHEFIKRLHQRYRAEGIRIPSPARTVSLQSTTDPTVPHPRPSLDTAPDRVGTAG
- a CDS encoding YdcF family protein, producing MIVYAPAVLFLVLFGIGVLRDRRRFSNAVYLGLAVISLFFALLRLADTAGEHGRPYLEWLVAALLLIPFLGALVLPVFLLANGVKMIRKEGRSPANLLSFLCGLGIFGVIGLLFAAAATRSVALAAVAGTTLLIVGYVSFLFFCFIGYAFLYGRLQPRRNVDFVVVLGSGLIGGERVPPLLASRLERGRKVYEAQAARGRPPVLLTSGGQGPDERLPESHAMADYLTERGFPAEHVRREDRSRTTEENLEYSKAIMAAARSDYSCVIVTNNFHAFRAALMARKTGVNGQVVGSPTAAYFWPSATIREFVAVFLQHKLVNFTVCGLLALMGLFVWLIA